Sequence from the Coleofasciculus chthonoplastes PCC 7420 genome:
TCTGATATCTAAAAATGAACCCCCGTCGTCAGTTTTGCAAGTTCGATTCATCCAAGATAATCAAGAGAAATCTAAGTATACTGTTATAGCAACTTCAGATGGAATGTTGTGCCGTGATGTACCCGATTATAATAATCTGCCTATCATTCCATCTTTTGGAAGACTGTCAAATAAAGACTTAACTGAAGAGTATGACAAAGCTCGTTTAAATGATAAAGATGAGGAAGTCCTCAAAGCCTTTCAAATATTAGATCCTTCGATTGAAAAAGTAGAAAGTTTTTCTATTGGAGAACCGACACTCTACTTAGTTAGGAAAGAACGGAAAGGACGGTTGCCACTTTCTTTGTTTGGAGATGCGATTAATCGCGTAGCAGCGATCATGCTCAAGCTCATCAATAACAACTATAAGTTTTTGTTAATCGATGAAATAGAAAATGGTATTCACTATACTAAACAGGAAAAATTTTGGGAACACTTATTTCAACTTGCTTCAGAATTAGATATACAAATTTTTGCCACAACCCATAGTTTAGAGATGATTAAAGCTTTTACAGAGACAGGAGTTAGTAAATATCCAGATATCGGTGCCTATTTTGAAATTGCCAGAAAGCCTCGCAGTAATTCAATTATAGGAATTAATCGTGATCTAGAAACACTAAAATATGCTATAGAACATGGCAAAGGAGTGAGGGGTGAGTAACTTACTTATCGTTGAGAGCAAAAATGATAAGTTGTTCATGGAAGCCTTAATAGATAACTTAAATTATGATATTTCCATAGAGCCTCCCATTTGCATCAATGACTATGAATGCTTGGGAGGATTGGACAAATCTAAACTGATCAATGCTCTCAACGCTTTAGCAGCCGATATTCAGAAAAGAGATATACAAAAGGTTGGTATTGTCATAGATATCGATAATTTTTCTGTAGATGAGCGAATTCAATGGGTGAACGAATGTATTAATCAAGTTTTCACAAATAGTGCCAATTTATCACAAATAGGAAAATTCATAGAAATTAGTACGGCTACTGGAGAGGTAATCAAGTTATCCTGCTATTTTACCAATGTAGATGGGAAAGGTGAATTAGAAACTGTCCTAAAAACTATTAAGTCTCAGAATTCTACGTTTGCTGATTGCTTAGTCAGTTGGCGGGATTGTTTAGAAAATCAAGGCAAATCAATCACTGGCAAAGAGTTTGACAAGTTTTGGGTTAGTCTCTACATTAGATTTGATACTTGTTCAAAAAAAGAGAAAAAACAAGCGGAAAGAAAATGTAGCATGAAAAACTTTGACTATATCATGAAAGAAAAAGTTGATATTTGGGATTTAGAACATCCTGTACTAGAAGAAGTAAAGAAATTTTTAAGGATTTTTACGGACGAGTAGATATAGAGTAACGCTGATGCCACCAACGCACACGATCAGCGCGATCGCTCAATTGGTTTAGGTGTGGATAACTTTAATACAGATTATTTGTCATTAATATGACTTATGTAAAGACTCTATTGGCGTGGCACACCTTATTTGGTGGATTAGAATTGTAGGGGCGCAAAGACTTGCGCTTGCGCCCGATTCAATGGTCAAATCTATTCCATAATTTTAGCTGTGTCAGTCCAGTAGCGTAACGCACCTTTGCCACGATATGTGGTGTAGCTGCGTAAGTCCTGGTTAAGTTATCTGCACTGATTTCCTATTGAGCGTTGACAGCCGGAAAACTGCGCGTTGAGTCTCAATGAGATATGCATTCCGTGCATTTCTCCTGAGATAATGAATATCCTGACCAACACGAAGGAATAACAAATGACTAAAACTGCATGGGTGTTTCCTGGACAGGGTTCTCAAGCTGTCGGGATGGGAACCGACTTAGCCGATTTACTCCTGGCTCAAGCCAAATTCGCCCAAGCCCAGGAAATCTTAGGCTGGGACGTGCTAGAACTGTGCCAGAGTTCCGACGAGAAACTGTCTCGCACTCTCTATACTCAACCCTGTCTCTATGTCATCGAAAGCATCCTAGCCGATATTATCCAGGAACGCGGACATCAACCGCACCTCGTCGCGGGTCACAGTTTGGGCGAATATGTCGCACTCTACGTGGCGGGTGTCTTTGACTTTGAGGCGGGGTTAAATCTAGTCAAACGTCGTGCTGAACTAATGGATAGTGCCTCAGGTGGCATGATGGCAGCTTTAATTGGATTTAATCAAGAGCAACTTGACCAATACATCCAGGAGCATGAGGATGTAGTCTTAGCCAATGATAATAGTCCAACCCAAGTCGTGATTTCTGGAACCCCCGATGCCGTAGAAGCATTACTGAATCAAGTGAAAGCCAAGCGAGTAGTACGGTTAAA
This genomic interval carries:
- a CDS encoding AAA family ATPase, coding for MLKNIEITNFRCFEATKISGFKRVNLIGGQNNAGKTALLEAVLLNNCPKSRTIIELKRIRQEASDVEKAMPERAWDSFFLNQDKRTTIKITGTSIQNVSTIVEILVCNSIEILEDEKEARKLMTLISKNEPPSSVLQVRFIQDNQEKSKYTVIATSDGMLCRDVPDYNNLPIIPSFGRLSNKDLTEEYDKARLNDKDEEVLKAFQILDPSIEKVESFSIGEPTLYLVRKERKGRLPLSLFGDAINRVAAIMLKLINNNYKFLLIDEIENGIHYTKQEKFWEHLFQLASELDIQIFATTHSLEMIKAFTETGVSKYPDIGAYFEIARKPRSNSIIGINRDLETLKYAIEHGKGVRGE
- a CDS encoding DUF3226 domain-containing protein translates to MSNLLIVESKNDKLFMEALIDNLNYDISIEPPICINDYECLGGLDKSKLINALNALAADIQKRDIQKVGIVIDIDNFSVDERIQWVNECINQVFTNSANLSQIGKFIEISTATGEVIKLSCYFTNVDGKGELETVLKTIKSQNSTFADCLVSWRDCLENQGKSITGKEFDKFWVSLYIRFDTCSKKEKKQAERKCSMKNFDYIMKEKVDIWDLEHPVLEEVKKFLRIFTDE
- the fabD gene encoding ACP S-malonyltransferase — its product is MTKTAWVFPGQGSQAVGMGTDLADLLLAQAKFAQAQEILGWDVLELCQSSDEKLSRTLYTQPCLYVIESILADIIQERGHQPHLVAGHSLGEYVALYVAGVFDFEAGLNLVKRRAELMDSASGGMMAALIGFNQEQLDQYIQEHEDVVLANDNSPTQVVISGTPDAVEALLNQVKAKRVVRLNVSGAFHSPFMASAATEFQGVLESVPFSDAKIPVLSNAEPIPTTEAAVLKERLQRQMTGSVRWREISLHLSEEGIEKVVEIGPGKVLTGLIKRMCRDAALENIGSLSDLPG